The Medicago truncatula cultivar Jemalong A17 chromosome 7, MtrunA17r5.0-ANR, whole genome shotgun sequence genome includes the window CATTTTATTTCACAGGAAGGATAGCTTTATTACACACAGAGCTTTCTGCGACGCATTAGCCGTAGAAAGTGCAAGACACTCATCTCCTACAACTCTAAATTTCCAGAATGAAGAGTCCAATATGATGAACACACAAACTAGTTTGGCCCATGGATTGATATCATCTCAAGGACTTCAAAATATTCAACAATTTAGTCCACATGCAGGATTTCATCATGAGCAAAGACCAAATTTGTCACTGTGGTTGAACCAAGAAAATCAACAGATTAATCATCATTCATATTCACTTGATCATGTTTCATCAGGTTTTTCCGATGTTATACAAATGGCTCAAACTAATACTCCAATGTCAGCTACTGCACTTCTTCAGAAAGCAGCTCAAATAGGTTCAACAAGAAGCAGTACTAATCCTTCCATATTTAGTGGAAGTTTTGGTGTAATGAGTTCATCCTCTACACAAACAACGAGTTTAAACAAAAACCATGATGAGGTTAATATGGTCATTAATCAGAAAATGAAGCAGCATGAGAATTTTGATCCAAGTAGTAGTAGAAGTGCAACTATGGTTGGTAATTCTAGTGGGTTTAGAGATTTTCTTGGAGTGAGTAACCATCAATTTCTACCTCAAGAGCTTGCAAAGTTTGCTTCCATAAATTCAACGATGATGAGTTTAAATCAATTCAATGCTGGGTGCatcaatgaaaattaattagtCCTTAATTAAGTGTTGActataattgatatttttggaACTGCATGTGAATAGATAATGTTTGTGATAGTAATGCATGGGACCCAGTGCATGTTTGAGATGAATACTGAATTTCTCGAGTCGTGCATAATAGTTGTTGGTTTTGTTGTTCTGTCTTAACGTTGTTATCGTTTTTGGCTTCTCTTACTTGAAACAGTGGGAAAAGAATAGAATAAACTGCAAAAATGGATAAttcgaaaataaaaagttttgttATAGTCACATAGGATTAGGATAAAAAGAAGTTATAATTTAATAGGTAATCTATTTTTTCAAAGGATAGAATAAACTATTTATTGCtccttttcaaataaaaaaactctttaTTGTTGACCATCGGTGAAAATCCGAGTCATGGTCAAACCTTGGTGTTGATAGCAGAACAAAAAGTACCACCATTACTAGTATTAGCGACTCCCATTGTTAACAaactttttactattttaagagAATCTTAGGCCATATaaattagtataattttttatttttttaaaaaaaaaaactagatctAGAAAGCAAAAATTCTCTCGCAAAATCTAACGGTCTACTCATTTGTTGTACAATACAAATAGTATAAAGGAACCAAGGTTCATAGTACTAACATGTAACAACAATTATCTTGATCCGACATGAGTCATGTTATTAGAAATGTTTGAAGTATATTGGTTAAAGAAGAAATTTATATTTCTACCAGAGGAGATAATAATTTTAAGTGTCTTAATTGATTTCCTTTTTGACGAGCATCAAATGCTACACGTATAGTTTTATGTAGCCATAATCTAAGCTAGATTTGGATTCAGTAATTTTCTGGCGGAAAAATTATCGtgattttattgtattttgttgtatttaataaaagaaagatTAAAGCAATGACAGATAAGATGAGTgttttcttccttaaaaaaaaaaaaagatagtggTTTCTGGTGCATGTGTGTATCATTTTGTTTAGTCCACTACATACGTTTTGTACGGGtatgatatgatattatatGTTTGCAGTTGCTACAAAATTATAAGCTTTTAAATTTAGTTTccgtaattaattttatttattttttagtctctatttgcatttattttggaagattaaaaatattcagtttttgtaatcaatttttaaaatagggatTATTCTTACAAACTAAAATATTATGAAGGACAATAATTagcattaaaattttataggaactaaacttgaaaacttataattttgtacagattaaaaatatatttaaaccttaatattatttgttgattagaaaaataatctaaagaaatgtaattaactGTTTCCATGCAAGGTCTCTATCTTTGTATGGGTGAAGGAAGCTCCGCTTAAGGTCTCTATCTTTGTTTGGCGACTTCTCTGCAATCGAATTCCAACTAAAGATAACCTCTTCCGTCGGCGCATCATTCCTTTCGACGACATATCTTGCATTGCTGGCTGTGATTCTCCTGAGACTGTGGATCATCTCCTATTTCTTTGTCCTCAATATTTTGGAGTAGTGTGAAATCGCATCTTTCAGTGGCTAGGCATTTCTTTTATTGTTCCAGTGTCTATCTCCGATCATCTTCATCAGTTTTGTCATTTGGCGGGGTTTCCGAGGGTTATTCACTCTTTTCTAACGGTAATCTGGATGGCTACTGTCTGGGTTATttagaaggaaagaaacaacaagATTTTTAACTAGAAGATTGATACTTTGGATCACTTAGTAGATAATATTAAATTGATGTCGTTTTCTTGGTTAAAGGCAAACAAGCCTACTTATGCTTTTAGTTACCACGACCGGTGGCGGCACCCTTTACCTTGTATGGGTGTTTTATTGTAGCTTTGTGttgctttgtttttcttcaGGAGTGCTCATTTATGGCACCAGACATTTAGCTGTATTTTTTTGGTGGGTGATTCTCTTTTACACACCTTGTGCGAGATGAATCATCTTTAGTGatataatatattccattttgacttgttcaaaaaaacaaactGTTTCCATGCAAAATGCATAATCAGATGGGCAGACAAGGCTAAAAACAATGTTTAATATATCTGACATTTTCTGttcaaatataaaacatttttgCATGTAAAgtttaatgaaaatattttttttttggtagatttaAGAGGGGAGGATTTAATAGTTTTATCCTATATTAGTAATTCGATTCCAATACTCTttcggtcacatttataaataaaaaacaactttaaTCTGTAGGTTCATTAAATAATCtatgtatttgatttttatttttatggtggccggggttcgaaccccggacattgcatatattatgtattgtccatactaactgagctaagctcacgaggacatttatgtatttgatctataaaaGTGATTAGATACgttagttattcaatgaatctaaaaaaatgtattttgcttatatatatatatatatatatatatatatacacacactccATCGTTTCAAAACGAATGTcgtttagggtgtgtttggtttgcaaaacagtaagtactggacagaacagtacaacacaaaGCAGAACAacacaggacaaattttttatggcattgagtaattttttgttttatacgatttttgagggacaaaatgctattttggtattttagacaacttgtacgtgggacaaaaagttgtgctgtgatttggtgagggacaaaaatatgagtttttgtcctgtcccttgcctccagtttgtcctgtacctgaaacagttttacaaatcaaacattggACAACGAGAGTTGTTCTGTCATGTCCcttattttttagcaaatcaaacgcacccttaaggtttttacacacatattaagaaatgcattaattaaaaaaaaaaagatattattttaccaaattattctaatcaactattggtttgtttttcattaaagaaaaataatactttgaaagtagtgtatatagtattaattgaatggtacaattgaaaagaaaaaattattattacattgaaaactgaaaatgacattcattttataacaatttttttcgcTTAAaacaacacacattttaaaacACGAATGAGTATATATATAAGCTTTAGCGATCATTACAACTTACAAGACAGTAAGTTTGACCTTCTAATAGGGTATCTAGTGAAAAAGGCTCTAGCCTTTATGCTTTGAAAATGATATGAATTGAGCTTGTGCATAACCAATGGTTAATTGGtgtaataagaagaaaaaaaattccttaGCTAGGTCTCCATTGGTAGCGTGTCCTTAAACATGCACCAAGAAAAGGCAAAGCATTTTTAAATTGCTTAACAAGATTAGGAAACGAGATTGTATTCAACTCTTTcccttaaaataaaagaaaagattttCGAGGGCCCAAGgcactctttaaacattttaaatgataagtttttaatgaaaagttgtgtattaaatgtattgaaaatgtaatagttgatttttttaaaaaataattattaaatttatgatGTTTAAAGAGTGGTCAAatagcactcgttaacaagaccttaaaataaaataaaaccgtATATCACTTTTTATCTGTAGTTGTCCCAACCAACTTTTTGAGACCCGAGTCCGGAGTAGTAGCAATTTCTGGGGAGTTTGAACCCCTTCTTTCAATACTGTTGTCTAATGTTATGCACTCCtccttgtttttttaattttggacAAGAGTTATGTTCTCATAACTTCTCCACCTTAAATAAAATTCTAGTCATTGTAAATTGGCTTTTGTCATAGGGCAATGTAGCTCCAAAGTAAGTTTTTAATTCGACATATTTTAGACACTACATTAGCAACTCATTGATATTCGGTGTCTGCGTTTGATCAAGACAACACATGTTGTCTTTTTACGAACTACGACATTAAATTATCACTAAAATATACATAATAACCCGAGATAGATTCAAGTGTATGAAAATCTAGCCCAATATGTGTCTTTATAAGAGACGAGCTTGTCGAGGGAGGAGGGATACATAGGGAGGTCAAACTCAATGGTACCATGAATGTAACAAAAGATCTGTTTCAATGCAAACATGTGCTGTGTGTTTTGTGTCACTGTACAAACACATTTGTTGAACTACATAAGAGACATCCGGTATTGTAAATGTCAAGAATTGTAATGCTTCGGCAAggctagaattttttttttttctaaccctttttgccaaaaaaaatccagatatgaccccctttgaaaaaaaaaataccgaaatgacccactttttttttttttttttttttttttgtcttctagCGCGTTCCCGCCATCTGAAATGGCGGGACTGGCCGCCGGTCAGACTGCAGTCGCCTCAGCCGTCGCGTCATGACTGCAGGtggctttttttttaatttttttttcgttcCCGCCGTTTGATCTGACGggactgattattttattttattttttcgtttttttttttacattaaataatgatgatgataataatgataaataataataatgataaatatttaataaaaaaactactttctccgcggaaaccaattacgccaatgtaaactatgacctcccgtagcacataatttatcttttttgttccGTACGGGTCGTTGGTGTTGcccttcctcttcctcttcctcttcctcttcgtCTTCCACATCCTCGTCAAGAATTTCAGCATCATCGTTAGTTTCCATAGCGACTTCATTTTGCACTTGTGAAGCTGAGTTGGTCCAGATTTCATTAACGAAGTCATCGTCATTAAACCCTGCTGCCAGATTTTCCATGGTATTTGTTTGTGAATTTGGCCATTGAGGTGCATAGCTTGTTTGGGGATAGTTGACAAAGTGTGGAGGGGCTGGTAGGTTGAACGAGGAGTATTGTGATTGGTCTGGATAACTGGTTTGTGTGGTGTATTGAGTTGGATTGTAGTCATCAAATGAATAGTTTGATGTTCGAGAGCTTTCTCCATGATGACTTTGTTGAGAGTAGCTTGGATATGAGATTGGGGTGTTATGTAAGATTTGGTTTGTGGGTTGTGGCGGTGATTGGTAAGTTTGGTAAGTTTGATCAATAATATGGGTAAGAATATTATGttacagttttttttatatcgTCTTATTATTAAATAGGTTCACTATCtaactaattgttttttcttaacatgcaGGATATGCCCTAAACGTACCCTTGTTCAATTACTATCGTGGTGTAATCCAGGAGGCAAATCAGCGTGCATTAGATTGGGTGGACAATATTCCGAAAGAAAAGTGGACTCAAGCATATGATGAGGGTCGACGATGGGGCCACATGACAAGCAACATCGTTGAGTCGTGGAACTCTGTGTTTAAGGGAACACGCAACCTACCAGTTACACCTATAGTTCAATCAACCTACTATAGGCTGGCATGTCTCTTTGCTGATAGGGCTCAAAAAGCGTTTGCAAGGGTAGGTTCCGGAGATTTGTTCAGTGAATATTGCCAAAATGCGATTCAGGATGACATTGTTAAGTCCAACACCCATCATGTCGAACAGTTTGACCGAGAAAGGTATACCTTCTCAGTCCGTGAGACCGTCAACTACAGGGAAGGAAGGCCAATGGGAACTTTCAAGGTGGACCTACGAGCGAGGTGGTGTGATTGTGGGAAATTTCAAGCTTTACATTTGCCATGTTCTCATGTCATAGCCGCGTGTTCTTCATTTCGCCATGACTACACAACCCTTATTCCACCTGTGTTCAAAAACGAGAGTGTTTACTCCATCTACAACACAACCTTCAAAGTAGTCCACGACAAGAGTTATTGGCTTCCATACGACGGTCCCGTGCTTTGCCATAATCCAAACATGCGAAGACTAAAGAAAGGTCGACCCAATAGTACCCGCATAAGGACTGAAATGGACGAGGAGGTGGTGGAGAGGACTCCGACACCGAGACGGTGTGGGTTGTGTCGGCATACCGGTCATATTAGGAGAAATTGTCCGAGTTTAAATAATCGGTAGTTAATAACGTTATGTATTatgtgttcaaataaattaatatatttttatctatcattattatttgttgtgttttattttatgtaaaaaaatgctatttgttcaaaaaaaaaatgtaaaacaatgctgccaaaaaaataaaaagaaaaaacgaaaaaaagataaattatgtgctacgggaggtcatagtttacattggcgtaattggtttccgcggagaaagtagttttttttattaaatatttatcattattattattatttattattatttatcattattattatcatcattatttaatgtaaaaaaaaaaacgaaaaaataaaataaaataatcagtccCGCCAGATCAAACGGCgggaacgaaaaaaaaaattaaaaaaaaagccaCTTGCCGTCATGACGCGACGGCTGACGCGACTGCAGTCTGACCGGCGGCCAGTCCCGCCATTTCAGATGGCGGGAATGCGctagaagacaaaaaaaaaataaaaaaatttcaaaagtgggtcatttcggtatttttttttcaaagggggtcatatctggattttttttggcaaaaagggttagaaaaaaaaaattcgcaaGGCTAGTGTATTTGTTGGATCATGATTTGAGTTTCCTGATGAACCACTAAGTTTTTCCTTTGTATACGTCAACTGGTGTAGGTGATACCTTGCAATGTTCAATAATTTCTTCTACATATTTCTTTTGCGAAAGAAAAATACCTCCTAAATGGCATGTAAGTTGTAACAaatataaccaaaaaataaCTGAGAGAACTTAGATCTTTCCGTGACAAATTCGAGATGAGCTAGACATAATATAAGGTGAAATGAGAGAACCTGGATCTTGTGACATAATATAAGCCGGTGGTATTTTTCCTAGGTGAAACAAACACCTCTAAAATAGATCCCTTTGTGTTTACAACAAGACTGATAATGAGTTGGTGTGAATTTGAAGTAACTCAATAGAGTATgaatatgattatgatgttgaataCATATGggtttgttgagtttgttatataatttaaaattttcaaacatctatattctatattttttcaatcaaaattaaaattcataaaaaatactgTTTATAATTCCAAACGTTAacgcaaaaaagaaaaagaaaatacagaAAAACGGACACATGAGTGTCTGTCTTTCGACTAGTATATTATAAGGTGAATTGATCGTggattgtttttgtttattttggatAACTATTATGATACAGAAGAAACTACTTAGAAATGGTCCTTACACATTTAACATGACAAAAGGCATAggaaccctttttttttttttggtacaacgaTCCCTTTCTCTAAACCAGTTTAGAAACTAACAAGTAGGTGATTTAGTGATTAGACTTGTTTATAAGCCAGTAGTGTACTTCATATACGTGGAAAATTCACGAAATTTCTATCCCAAAACATTTCACTGCTTCACAAATCACAAAACATACACCAAACTGCTACCTATTTTGAGCTTTTAACATATAACTTTTGTAGGGTCATATGCTAACGTGTGCTCTTAGAAGTTAAGGATTCCAATATATACAAATCAAATtacaatcaaattttaatacaaaatgACCTATCACGTTGTCTCTTCTTGTAGGCACACTG containing:
- the LOC112416352 gene encoding zinc finger protein JACKDAW, whose amino-acid sequence is MNILGDPFSPSSSTGGFDKLQNTNPNPNRPQTNKKKRNLPGTPDPDAEVIALSPKTLMATNRFVCEICNKGFQRDQNLQLHRRGHNLPWKLKQRSNKEPRKKVYICPENTCVHHDAARALGDLTGIKKHFSRKHGEKKWKCDKCSKKYAVQSDWKAHTKTCGTREYKCDCGTLFSRKDSFITHRAFCDALAVESARHSSPTTLNFQNEESNMMNTQTSLAHGLISSQGLQNIQQFSPHAGFHHEQRPNLSLWLNQENQQINHHSYSLDHVSSGFSDVIQMAQTNTPMSATALLQKAAQIGSTRSSTNPSIFSGSFGVMSSSSTQTTSLNKNHDEVNMVINQKMKQHENFDPSSSRSATMVGNSSGFRDFLGVSNHQFLPQELAKFASINSTMMSLNQFNAGCINEN
- the LOC112416723 gene encoding uncharacterized protein; amino-acid sequence: MNSLMFESFLHDDFVESSLDMRLGCYVRFGLWVVAVIGYALNVPLFNYYRGVIQEANQRALDWVDNIPKEKWTQAYDEGRRWGHMTSNIVESWNSVFKGTRNLPVTPIVQSTYYRLACLFADRAQKAFARVGSGDLFSEYCQNAIQDDIVKSNTHHVEQFDRERYTFSVRETVNYREGRPMGTFKVDLRARWCDCGKFQALHLPCSHVIAACSSFRHDYTTLIPPVFKNESVYSIYNTTFKVVHDKSYWLPYDGPVLCHNPNMRRLKKGRPNSTRIRTEMDEEVVERTPTPRRCGLCRHTGHIRRNCPSLNNR